The Myxococcales bacterium nucleotide sequence ATGATCCTGCAGTTCACCAATCTGGTGCTGGCGCGGCGGGCCGGCTACACCTTGGAAATAAACATCTACGCGCGGGCGTTGCTGACGCTGACGGGCACGGCGCTGATCATCCCCTGGTTCGCGAAAATCCGCGACCGCTGGAGCCGGTCCAGCCATTACGGCACGAAGATCGCCTTCCTGATGATCGCGACCTTGTTCCTGTCGCCGGTGTTCCTGTTCATCTCCCCGTCGCTGGGTCACTACCTGACCTACGGTTCCAGCTTCGGGTTCGCGTTCGTCTATCCCTATTTGCGCGGACGCCTGCGCGTGCGGTACACGAAACCGGTCGCGCCGCCTTCACCCGCCGAAGCCCAGGTCGGAGCGTGAAATAAACGGCGCCGCGGCTAGGTCCACCCGTCCCGCACCCATTCGATCAAATGTCCGCCCAGGCGGCCGCCGAGATGGCGCACGGCCTGACGGACGATGTGGCAATTCGGGTAGGGCGCCTCGTGCAGCGAAGCCCAGTCGTAAAGATAGGGAAACGCGAAGCAGGCTTGCGGCCGCCGGTGTGGCGCCTCTTTCACCAAACGGCAGCGGTTGGCGGCGCGATCGAACGCCCGGCAGGTGTACCACGAACCCTCGGCGGTCGGCGGCGGATCGGCCAGCGGCACGAAGTATTCCAACACGGCTTCGAGATCGGGCGGCAGGCCCTCGCGCTCGCCGCGCGCCAGGCGCCGGCGCCATTCGGCCAGGGTTTCGTCGGTGACGCTGAGGAAAAAGGCGCGGCAGCAGGTGCCGCAGCAGGCGCAGGCGATCTCCGCCGGCACGTCGTCCGGCACGCGGATCCGGCCCCACGGCGTTTCAAGCCAAGCCACGGGGGCGTTTATTCCTTGGTCGCCGTCACGTAATCCCACTCGGCCAGGGCGATGCGGAAATCGCCCACCGCGCCGATGAGATCCGACCGCGCCTTCTGGTAGGCGATCTGGGCGTCGAGCTGTTCGAGGCTCGTCGCCATGCCCAGTTCGGAACGCTTTTCGACGATTTCCAGGTTGGATTGCGAAAATTCGACCGCCTTGCGCGCCGACAGCACCCGCAGGCGGGCGCTCTTCAGATCGAAGCGCGAGGAATAAGCCTGTTGCAAAAAGGCGCGGTTGAACGTCTCGGCGGTCATCTCGGCCGCCTGCTTCTTGCGCACCGAATTGCCGATGCCCGTGATGGCTCCGATCCCCTGGAAGAGCGGAATTTCCACGCCGACGCCGACGGTCCAGTTGGTGTCGCCGTCGGGATTGAGGGTGTCGTTGGTTTCCCACTGGTAGTTGTAGGTGAAATTGACGTTCGGCAGCAGCTTGCCGACCGAGCCCACTTCGCCGGTGGTCGCCAGATCGACGTTGGTCGCCGCGGCGGCCACCGCCGGATGCGAGCCGATCGAGAGCGGCGCCTTGGCACCCGCGAGGCTGGCCTGCTCGGCAAGCTGCAACTGCTCGGCGGTGATCGCCAGGTCGATGTCCGGCAGCGTCCACTCGGCCTCGACGGGGCCGCCGATGATGTTCGCCAGCGACATCAGCGCCTGGGAATAGGCGTTTTCGGCCTCGGCCAGCGATCCCTCGGCGGTGGCGCTTTCCGCTTCCCACCGCAGCAGATCGCTTTGCGTGCCCGAGCCGACCTGCAGCCGCGCCTGGGCCAGGCGTAGCGACTCGCGGGCCAGATCGAGCGATTCGCGCGCCACGTCCTGCAGGGCGCGGGTTTTCAGCACGGTATAGAAGGCCTTCTTGGTGTTGAGCACGGTTTGCAGCCGGGTATCCTGCTCGCCGAGCCGGGCGCCGCGGCGGGCGAGAAAGGCCGAACGGATGGTCGTGTATTCCTGGCCGCCGTTGAAAATCGGCTGAATCACGTTGATCGCGCTGGCATAATTGTTTTTAAAAACCGTCCGCTTGCTGTTGTAGCCCATCTGCTTCAGCCGCTGATACTGCTGCTCGGCGTCGTCGTAGGTCTGGTCGTCCACCTTGCTCCAGCTCGTGTCGTAGGTCACGTGCGGCAGCCAGGCCGAAAAGGATTGCGCGAAACCCCAATCGGCGGCGTCGGCCTGATACTGGGAATCGCGCAACGAATAATTCTGCTTGAGCGCCAGATCCACCGCCTTCTCGAGCGTCAGTTCCTCGGCCGCGGCGGGCAGCGCCGCGCAAACGATCCCCAAGAAAAAGCAAACCACGATTTTCCGTATCATCGAAACTCTCCTCCGTGGGCGAAGCGACGAGCCGGATCAGACGATGTCCGCCTGGGGACGGCCTTCGGCCGCGTGTTCGGGCGCTTCATCCAGCCATTGGCGCAGCGTTTTACCCGCGTACGGATCGCCGCGCTCGAAACATTCCGCCACTCTGTTCAGGTAGTTGACCTCCGTCTCGAGGTGGACGGAGTTGTGCTCGATCAATAATTGCGCAATGGGATTGCCTTCGTGACTCCGGTGGATCTTGGCCAAGGCGGCGCGGGCTTCGCCGACGCGTTCCGCCCGGTGCCGCAACAAACTCGCCACGCGCTTCGGGTCGAGGCCGCCGGCGAAGAACAAGCTGACGTCGAGCAGATAGTAAATCTGCTGCAGGGCGGTCAGGCTTTCCTCCAACATTTTTAAAAACGCGGCGCGGCCCCGATCGGTGATCCGGTAAATGGTGCGTTCCGGCTGCGCGCCGGCCTTTTCCTCGCGCACCGGCTCGACCAACCGATCGGCGGACAACTTTTCCAGCGCGTAGTAGATCGAGCCGAATTTGATGTTCGCGAAGGGTCCCATGAACCGTTCCATGAATTTCTTCAGTTCGTAGCCGTAAAATTCCTTCTCCTTTAGAAACCCGAGAATG carries:
- a CDS encoding TolC family protein; the encoded protein is MIRKIVVCFFLGIVCAALPAAAEELTLEKAVDLALKQNYSLRDSQYQADAADWGFAQSFSAWLPHVTYDTSWSKVDDQTYDDAEQQYQRLKQMGYNSKRTVFKNNYASAINVIQPIFNGGQEYTTIRSAFLARRGARLGEQDTRLQTVLNTKKAFYTVLKTRALQDVARESLDLARESLRLAQARLQVGSGTQSDLLRWEAESATAEGSLAEAENAYSQALMSLANIIGGPVEAEWTLPDIDLAITAEQLQLAEQASLAGAKAPLSIGSHPAVAAAATNVDLATTGEVGSVGKLLPNVNFTYNYQWETNDTLNPDGDTNWTVGVGVEIPLFQGIGAITGIGNSVRKKQAAEMTAETFNRAFLQQAYSSRFDLKSARLRVLSARKAVEFSQSNLEIVEKRSELGMATSLEQLDAQIAYQKARSDLIGAVGDFRIALAEWDYVTATKE
- a CDS encoding PadR family transcriptional regulator encodes the protein MNRNKKFVLNVQLAILGFLKEKEFYGYELKKFMERFMGPFANIKFGSIYYALEKLSADRLVEPVREEKAGAQPERTIYRITDRGRAAFLKMLEESLTALQQIYYLLDVSLFFAGGLDPKRVASLLRHRAERVGEARAALAKIHRSHEGNPIAQLLIEHNSVHLETEVNYLNRVAECFERGDPYAGKTLRQWLDEAPEHAAEGRPQADIV